One window of the Synechococcus sp. CC9311 genome contains the following:
- a CDS encoding DUF2834 domain-containing protein has translation MAKLRLLIYAVTAVGGVVWPWYCIYQFIQETEALGLTDPLEIVELFSQGVWANASAGFIAADLTLVLIAAFAFIVAEAMRLKMKYWYLYFVATFGISFAFSFGLFMFNRERNLMRSTNASA, from the coding sequence ATGGCAAAGCTACGATTGTTGATTTATGCCGTCACAGCTGTGGGGGGGGTTGTCTGGCCGTGGTACTGCATTTACCAGTTCATCCAAGAAACAGAAGCTTTAGGTCTGACCGACCCACTCGAAATTGTTGAACTGTTTTCTCAGGGGGTCTGGGCGAATGCTTCCGCTGGTTTTATTGCGGCGGATTTAACGCTCGTCCTCATCGCTGCCTTTGCATTCATTGTTGCTGAGGCAATGAGGCTCAAGATGAAGTATTGGTATCTTTATTTTGTGGCAACCTTTGGAATCTCTTTCGCGTTTTCATTCGGACTCTTTATGTTTAATAGAGAGCGTAATCTAATGCGGTCCACCAATGCTTCTGCCTAG